One genomic region from Chiloscyllium plagiosum isolate BGI_BamShark_2017 chromosome 21, ASM401019v2, whole genome shotgun sequence encodes:
- the LOC122560721 gene encoding UNC93-like protein MFSD11 isoform X2 — protein MGDRKVINVYLLGIGFMLIFTAFTTCGNIEQTVIRSLTNSSFSGSGYNSLAIIYGVFSASNLIAPSVVAVVGPKMSMVFSGVVYSGYVVSFSKPMTWSFYITSIFIGFAAAVLWTAQGNFLILNSDCTTINRNTGIFWALLQSSMLFGNLYVYLQWRDITLISDHDRSTLFIVLFVISLVGTVILLALKNIKHLHHHSEINDPLLLDSRLFKEKAMSTLDQITSEFRSMLRLFCTKNMLLLSMPIAYSGLVLTFYSGVYGTCIGATRQFGTMAKGLIGLSGIFIGIGEILGGGVFGLLCINNQFRRTSAILLGVIVHFLAFYLIFLIIPGDAPKGGATSGHYEPYLSPSPSAALVSSFLLGLGDSCFNTQLYSILGILYPQQSGPAFAIFKFVQSISAAVAFGYSNYLVLSSQLLILTTFCFIGTLSFFIVEKIEDNASGLQDF, from the exons ATGGGCGATCGCAAGGTGATCAATGTTTACCTCCTGGGTATCGGCTTCATGCTCATCTTCACCGCCTTCACTACCTGCGGGAACATAGAG CAAACAGTAATAAGGAGTTTGACCAACAGCAGTTTCTCCGGCAGCGGTTACAACAG CCTTGCCATTATTTATGGAGTATTTTCAGCTTCTAATCTCATTGCACCATCTGTGGTAGCAGTTGTTGGACCGAAGATGTCAATGGTTTTCAGTGGAGTTGTTTACAG cGGTTACGTGGTTTCATTCAGTAAGCCAATGACTTGGTCATTCTATATTACGTCCATCTTCATTGGATTTGCTGCAGCTG TGCTGTGGACTGCTCAGGGAAACTTCCTTATCTTGAACTCTGACTGCACCACTATCAATAGGAATACTGGGATCTTCTGGGCTCTGTTACAATCCAG CATGTTGTTCGGAAACCTCTATGTTTACCTCCAATGGAGAGACATAACATTGATCTCAG ACCATGACAGGAGTACTTTGTTTATCGTATTGTTCGTGATCTCTCTTGTTGGGACAGTCATCCTACTTGCGCTGAAAAACATCAAACACTTGCACCACCACTCGGAGATCAATGATCCTCTACTTCTTGATTCTAGGCT GTTTAAGGAGAAGGCGATGTCGACCCTGGATCAGATCACATCAGAGTTCA GGTCAATGTTGAGGTTGTTTTGTACAAAGAACATGTTGCTACTGAGCATGCCAATTGCATATAGTG GCCTGGTGCTGACCTTTTACAGTGGGGTGTATGGTACATGCATTGGAGCCACCAGACAGTTCGGGACAATGGCCAAGGGTCTGATTGGTCTCTCGGGGATATTCATTGGCATTGGAGAGATTCTTG GGGGTGGGGTCTTCGGGCTGCTGTGTATCAATAATCAGTTCCGACGTACCTCAGCAATCCTTCTCGGAGTCATTGTGCACTTTCTGGCTTTCTATCTGATCTTCCTTATAATCCCAGGTGATGCACCAAAAGGTGGTGCAACCAGCGGTCACTATGAGCCCTATCTGTCTCCCAG TCCCTCTGCAGCATTGGTAAGCAGCTTCCTCCTTGGCCTTGGTGACAGTTGCTTCAACACTCAACTCTATAGCATTCTTGGCATCCTGTATCCACAGCAAAGTGGCCCAGCCTTTGCAATCTTCAAATTTGTACAG TCTATTTCTGCTGCAGTGGCTTTCGGATACAGCAATTATCTGGTGCTGTCATCACAGCTCCTTATCCTGACCACATTCTGTTTTATTGGCACACTTTCCTTTTTCATTGTGGAGAAAATTGAAGACAATGCTTCAGGCTTGCAAGATTTCTGA
- the LOC122560721 gene encoding UNC93-like protein MFSD11 isoform X3 codes for MGDRKVINVYLLGIGFMLIFTAFTTCGNIEQTVIRSLTNSSFSGSGYNSLAIIYGVFSASNLIAPSVVAVVGPKMSMVFSGVVYSGYVVSFSKPMTWSFYITSIFIGFAAAVLWTAQGNFLILNSDCTTINRNTGIFWALLQSSMLFGNLYVYLQWRDITLISDHDRSTLFIVLFVISLVGTVILLALKNIKHLHHHSEINDPLLLDSRLFKEKAMSTLDQITSEFRSMLRLFCTKNMLLLSMPIAYSGGGVFGLLCINNQFRRTSAILLGVIVHFLAFYLIFLIIPGDAPKGGATSGHYEPYLSPRQDSTNNSYCVSSPSAALVSSFLLGLGDSCFNTQLYSILGILYPQQSGPAFAIFKFVQSISAAVAFGYSNYLVLSSQLLILTTFCFIGTLSFFIVEKIEDNASGLQDF; via the exons ATGGGCGATCGCAAGGTGATCAATGTTTACCTCCTGGGTATCGGCTTCATGCTCATCTTCACCGCCTTCACTACCTGCGGGAACATAGAG CAAACAGTAATAAGGAGTTTGACCAACAGCAGTTTCTCCGGCAGCGGTTACAACAG CCTTGCCATTATTTATGGAGTATTTTCAGCTTCTAATCTCATTGCACCATCTGTGGTAGCAGTTGTTGGACCGAAGATGTCAATGGTTTTCAGTGGAGTTGTTTACAG cGGTTACGTGGTTTCATTCAGTAAGCCAATGACTTGGTCATTCTATATTACGTCCATCTTCATTGGATTTGCTGCAGCTG TGCTGTGGACTGCTCAGGGAAACTTCCTTATCTTGAACTCTGACTGCACCACTATCAATAGGAATACTGGGATCTTCTGGGCTCTGTTACAATCCAG CATGTTGTTCGGAAACCTCTATGTTTACCTCCAATGGAGAGACATAACATTGATCTCAG ACCATGACAGGAGTACTTTGTTTATCGTATTGTTCGTGATCTCTCTTGTTGGGACAGTCATCCTACTTGCGCTGAAAAACATCAAACACTTGCACCACCACTCGGAGATCAATGATCCTCTACTTCTTGATTCTAGGCT GTTTAAGGAGAAGGCGATGTCGACCCTGGATCAGATCACATCAGAGTTCA GGTCAATGTTGAGGTTGTTTTGTACAAAGAACATGTTGCTACTGAGCATGCCAATTGCATATAGTG GGGGTGGGGTCTTCGGGCTGCTGTGTATCAATAATCAGTTCCGACGTACCTCAGCAATCCTTCTCGGAGTCATTGTGCACTTTCTGGCTTTCTATCTGATCTTCCTTATAATCCCAGGTGATGCACCAAAAGGTGGTGCAACCAGCGGTCACTATGAGCCCTATCTGTCTCCCAG GCAGGACAGTACCAACAACAGTTATTGTGTTTCCAGTCCCTCTGCAGCATTGGTAAGCAGCTTCCTCCTTGGCCTTGGTGACAGTTGCTTCAACACTCAACTCTATAGCATTCTTGGCATCCTGTATCCACAGCAAAGTGGCCCAGCCTTTGCAATCTTCAAATTTGTACAG TCTATTTCTGCTGCAGTGGCTTTCGGATACAGCAATTATCTGGTGCTGTCATCACAGCTCCTTATCCTGACCACATTCTGTTTTATTGGCACACTTTCCTTTTTCATTGTGGAGAAAATTGAAGACAATGCTTCAGGCTTGCAAGATTTCTGA
- the LOC122560721 gene encoding UNC93-like protein MFSD11 isoform X1, whose protein sequence is MGDRKVINVYLLGIGFMLIFTAFTTCGNIEQTVIRSLTNSSFSGSGYNSLAIIYGVFSASNLIAPSVVAVVGPKMSMVFSGVVYSGYVVSFSKPMTWSFYITSIFIGFAAAVLWTAQGNFLILNSDCTTINRNTGIFWALLQSSMLFGNLYVYLQWRDITLISDHDRSTLFIVLFVISLVGTVILLALKNIKHLHHHSEINDPLLLDSRLFKEKAMSTLDQITSEFRSMLRLFCTKNMLLLSMPIAYSGLVLTFYSGVYGTCIGATRQFGTMAKGLIGLSGIFIGIGEILGGGVFGLLCINNQFRRTSAILLGVIVHFLAFYLIFLIIPGDAPKGGATSGHYEPYLSPRQDSTNNSYCVSSPSAALVSSFLLGLGDSCFNTQLYSILGILYPQQSGPAFAIFKFVQSISAAVAFGYSNYLVLSSQLLILTTFCFIGTLSFFIVEKIEDNASGLQDF, encoded by the exons ATGGGCGATCGCAAGGTGATCAATGTTTACCTCCTGGGTATCGGCTTCATGCTCATCTTCACCGCCTTCACTACCTGCGGGAACATAGAG CAAACAGTAATAAGGAGTTTGACCAACAGCAGTTTCTCCGGCAGCGGTTACAACAG CCTTGCCATTATTTATGGAGTATTTTCAGCTTCTAATCTCATTGCACCATCTGTGGTAGCAGTTGTTGGACCGAAGATGTCAATGGTTTTCAGTGGAGTTGTTTACAG cGGTTACGTGGTTTCATTCAGTAAGCCAATGACTTGGTCATTCTATATTACGTCCATCTTCATTGGATTTGCTGCAGCTG TGCTGTGGACTGCTCAGGGAAACTTCCTTATCTTGAACTCTGACTGCACCACTATCAATAGGAATACTGGGATCTTCTGGGCTCTGTTACAATCCAG CATGTTGTTCGGAAACCTCTATGTTTACCTCCAATGGAGAGACATAACATTGATCTCAG ACCATGACAGGAGTACTTTGTTTATCGTATTGTTCGTGATCTCTCTTGTTGGGACAGTCATCCTACTTGCGCTGAAAAACATCAAACACTTGCACCACCACTCGGAGATCAATGATCCTCTACTTCTTGATTCTAGGCT GTTTAAGGAGAAGGCGATGTCGACCCTGGATCAGATCACATCAGAGTTCA GGTCAATGTTGAGGTTGTTTTGTACAAAGAACATGTTGCTACTGAGCATGCCAATTGCATATAGTG GCCTGGTGCTGACCTTTTACAGTGGGGTGTATGGTACATGCATTGGAGCCACCAGACAGTTCGGGACAATGGCCAAGGGTCTGATTGGTCTCTCGGGGATATTCATTGGCATTGGAGAGATTCTTG GGGGTGGGGTCTTCGGGCTGCTGTGTATCAATAATCAGTTCCGACGTACCTCAGCAATCCTTCTCGGAGTCATTGTGCACTTTCTGGCTTTCTATCTGATCTTCCTTATAATCCCAGGTGATGCACCAAAAGGTGGTGCAACCAGCGGTCACTATGAGCCCTATCTGTCTCCCAG GCAGGACAGTACCAACAACAGTTATTGTGTTTCCAGTCCCTCTGCAGCATTGGTAAGCAGCTTCCTCCTTGGCCTTGGTGACAGTTGCTTCAACACTCAACTCTATAGCATTCTTGGCATCCTGTATCCACAGCAAAGTGGCCCAGCCTTTGCAATCTTCAAATTTGTACAG TCTATTTCTGCTGCAGTGGCTTTCGGATACAGCAATTATCTGGTGCTGTCATCACAGCTCCTTATCCTGACCACATTCTGTTTTATTGGCACACTTTCCTTTTTCATTGTGGAGAAAATTGAAGACAATGCTTCAGGCTTGCAAGATTTCTGA
- the LOC122560721 gene encoding UNC93-like protein MFSD11 isoform X4: MSMVFSGVVYSGYVVSFSKPMTWSFYITSIFIGFAAAVLWTAQGNFLILNSDCTTINRNTGIFWALLQSSMLFGNLYVYLQWRDITLISDHDRSTLFIVLFVISLVGTVILLALKNIKHLHHHSEINDPLLLDSRLFKEKAMSTLDQITSEFRSMLRLFCTKNMLLLSMPIAYSGLVLTFYSGVYGTCIGATRQFGTMAKGLIGLSGIFIGIGEILGGGVFGLLCINNQFRRTSAILLGVIVHFLAFYLIFLIIPGDAPKGGATSGHYEPYLSPRQDSTNNSYCVSSPSAALVSSFLLGLGDSCFNTQLYSILGILYPQQSGPAFAIFKFVQSISAAVAFGYSNYLVLSSQLLILTTFCFIGTLSFFIVEKIEDNASGLQDF; the protein is encoded by the exons ATGTCAATGGTTTTCAGTGGAGTTGTTTACAG cGGTTACGTGGTTTCATTCAGTAAGCCAATGACTTGGTCATTCTATATTACGTCCATCTTCATTGGATTTGCTGCAGCTG TGCTGTGGACTGCTCAGGGAAACTTCCTTATCTTGAACTCTGACTGCACCACTATCAATAGGAATACTGGGATCTTCTGGGCTCTGTTACAATCCAG CATGTTGTTCGGAAACCTCTATGTTTACCTCCAATGGAGAGACATAACATTGATCTCAG ACCATGACAGGAGTACTTTGTTTATCGTATTGTTCGTGATCTCTCTTGTTGGGACAGTCATCCTACTTGCGCTGAAAAACATCAAACACTTGCACCACCACTCGGAGATCAATGATCCTCTACTTCTTGATTCTAGGCT GTTTAAGGAGAAGGCGATGTCGACCCTGGATCAGATCACATCAGAGTTCA GGTCAATGTTGAGGTTGTTTTGTACAAAGAACATGTTGCTACTGAGCATGCCAATTGCATATAGTG GCCTGGTGCTGACCTTTTACAGTGGGGTGTATGGTACATGCATTGGAGCCACCAGACAGTTCGGGACAATGGCCAAGGGTCTGATTGGTCTCTCGGGGATATTCATTGGCATTGGAGAGATTCTTG GGGGTGGGGTCTTCGGGCTGCTGTGTATCAATAATCAGTTCCGACGTACCTCAGCAATCCTTCTCGGAGTCATTGTGCACTTTCTGGCTTTCTATCTGATCTTCCTTATAATCCCAGGTGATGCACCAAAAGGTGGTGCAACCAGCGGTCACTATGAGCCCTATCTGTCTCCCAG GCAGGACAGTACCAACAACAGTTATTGTGTTTCCAGTCCCTCTGCAGCATTGGTAAGCAGCTTCCTCCTTGGCCTTGGTGACAGTTGCTTCAACACTCAACTCTATAGCATTCTTGGCATCCTGTATCCACAGCAAAGTGGCCCAGCCTTTGCAATCTTCAAATTTGTACAG TCTATTTCTGCTGCAGTGGCTTTCGGATACAGCAATTATCTGGTGCTGTCATCACAGCTCCTTATCCTGACCACATTCTGTTTTATTGGCACACTTTCCTTTTTCATTGTGGAGAAAATTGAAGACAATGCTTCAGGCTTGCAAGATTTCTGA